The following are encoded in a window of Kitasatospora fiedleri genomic DNA:
- a CDS encoding glycine-rich domain-containing protein, whose amino-acid sequence MLNTEAYMDWCAASFGKMVHHKPGYLGPEEHGGGKVLRARAIDAIAELGFLLEPDFWPEIELADCSQCHANCHDSPFAGK is encoded by the coding sequence GTGCTCAACACCGAGGCGTACATGGACTGGTGCGCGGCCAGCTTCGGCAAGATGGTGCACCACAAGCCGGGGTACCTGGGCCCGGAGGAGCACGGCGGCGGCAAGGTGCTGCGGGCTCGCGCCATCGACGCCATCGCCGAACTGGGCTTCCTGCTGGAACCCGACTTCTGGCCGGAGATCGAGCTGGCGGACTGCTCGCAGTGCCACGCCAACTGCCACGACAGCCCGTTCGCGGGCAAGTAG
- a CDS encoding helix-turn-helix domain-containing protein, with protein sequence MADSASSSVQRGRQSLADQLREILRDSGLKGRDLAIACGWYPSKVSRLLNAHTPPSEDDVRAWCQACGVPERAADLIATLRAVTSMFVEWRRMERAGLKQAQEARRPLYERTHRFRSYSSWLIPGLIQTPGYTTAALQAIQQRRGLMDDVSAAVAARMERQRVMYEGDRRFAFLVEESVLRSGIGGAAVMRDQLHHLATAGSLPNVSLGVVPMRPDRLRWPAEGFWIFDAAQVNVELISGYLTITQPSEVAMYAETFAELAELAVYGAAARTLIASAAEPLG encoded by the coding sequence ATGGCCGATTCGGCATCTTCGAGTGTCCAGCGTGGCCGGCAGAGCCTCGCGGACCAACTCCGCGAGATACTGCGGGACTCCGGACTCAAGGGACGGGACCTGGCCATCGCCTGTGGCTGGTACCCGTCCAAGGTCAGCCGCCTGCTGAACGCCCATACCCCGCCGTCCGAGGACGATGTCAGGGCCTGGTGCCAGGCCTGCGGGGTCCCCGAGCGGGCGGCTGACCTGATCGCCACGCTCCGCGCCGTAACAAGCATGTTCGTGGAGTGGCGGCGGATGGAACGGGCCGGGCTGAAGCAGGCGCAAGAGGCCCGACGCCCGCTGTACGAGCGCACGCACCGGTTCCGCTCGTACTCGTCGTGGCTGATCCCCGGACTGATCCAGACCCCGGGATACACCACCGCGGCCTTGCAGGCGATCCAGCAGCGACGCGGCCTGATGGACGACGTGTCCGCCGCTGTGGCGGCCCGGATGGAGCGCCAGCGTGTGATGTACGAGGGGGATCGGCGGTTCGCCTTCCTGGTGGAGGAGTCGGTACTGCGCTCGGGCATCGGCGGTGCTGCCGTGATGCGGGACCAGCTCCACCACCTGGCCACGGCCGGCTCCCTCCCGAACGTCAGCCTGGGCGTGGTCCCGATGCGGCCCGACCGGCTGCGTTGGCCCGCAGAGGGATTCTGGATCTTCGACGCCGCGCAGGTGAACGTCGAACTGATCTCGGGCTACCTGACGATCACCCAGCCGAGCGAGGTGGCGATGTACGCCGAGACCTTCGCCGAACTGGCCGAACTGGCGGTGTACGGGGCCGCCGCACGGACGCTGATCGCGTCGGCCGCCGAGCCGTTGGGGTGA
- a CDS encoding DUF6879 family protein — protein MATAVREQLAKAQRSAVHLEMRDSYMLDDPEFIAWQNGKRLDPADRESWWRSWLDVVAETTSRGVVMRRLRIVSEPVADYIKYEYAVTFPNVAAGEEVRWLPRSRTGDLLLPGLDGWVMDERVVILHHFTGDGQWAGAGMEVREDTDLASRYLAAYEAAWQRAVPHAEYRPA, from the coding sequence GTGGCAACAGCGGTTCGTGAACAGCTCGCCAAGGCGCAGCGCTCTGCGGTGCACCTTGAGATGCGGGACAGCTACATGCTGGACGACCCGGAGTTCATCGCCTGGCAGAACGGCAAGCGGCTGGACCCGGCCGACCGGGAGTCGTGGTGGCGGTCGTGGCTGGACGTGGTGGCCGAGACGACCTCCCGGGGCGTCGTCATGCGCCGCCTGCGGATCGTCTCGGAGCCGGTGGCCGACTACATCAAGTACGAGTACGCCGTGACGTTCCCGAACGTCGCGGCCGGCGAAGAGGTCAGGTGGCTGCCACGCTCGCGGACGGGTGACCTGCTGCTGCCTGGCCTGGACGGGTGGGTCATGGACGAGCGGGTGGTGATCCTGCACCACTTCACCGGCGACGGCCAGTGGGCCGGGGCCGGGATGGAGGTCCGGGAGGACACCGACCTGGCGTCCCGCTACCTCGCGGCCTACGAGGCTGCTTGGCAACGAGCCGTCCCGCACGCGGAGTACCGCCCTGCCTGA
- a CDS encoding GTP cyclohydrolase II, with the protein MTHPETSRQLPAATVRSRVRVPLAFGDGYRVEADVHTFHGLADGAEHLALALGDPSPTTAPLVRLHSECLTGDVFGSARCDCGPQLRESVQRIAETGGYLLYLRQEGRGIGLYNKLDAYALQDSGLDTYQANAALGLPEDGRDYTPAAQMLTTLAAPAIRLLSNNPDKAAQLTALGITITERVPTGVHLSPSNLRYLRAKADGTAFSLAHDMLRVSMA; encoded by the coding sequence ATGACGCACCCCGAGACCAGCCGACAGCTCCCCGCCGCCACCGTGCGCTCCCGCGTGCGCGTCCCGCTCGCCTTCGGCGACGGCTACCGGGTCGAGGCCGACGTGCACACCTTCCACGGCCTGGCCGACGGCGCCGAACACCTCGCCCTCGCCCTGGGCGACCCGTCCCCGACCACCGCCCCCTTGGTGCGCCTGCACTCCGAGTGCCTCACCGGCGACGTCTTCGGCTCTGCCCGCTGCGACTGCGGCCCCCAGCTGCGCGAATCCGTCCAGCGGATCGCCGAGACCGGCGGCTACCTGCTCTACCTCCGCCAGGAGGGCCGCGGCATCGGCCTCTACAACAAGCTCGACGCCTACGCCCTCCAGGACTCCGGCCTCGACACCTACCAGGCCAACGCCGCCCTCGGCCTCCCCGAGGACGGCCGCGACTACACCCCCGCCGCCCAGATGCTCACCACCCTCGCCGCCCCCGCGATCCGCCTGCTCAGCAACAACCCCGACAAGGCCGCCCAACTCACCGCCCTCGGCATCACCATCACCGAACGCGTCCCCACCGGCGTCCACCTCTCCCCCAGCAACCTCCGCTACCTCCGCGCCAAGGCTGACGGAACAGCCTTCTCACTCGCGCACGACATGTTGCGGGTGAGCATGGCCTGA
- a CDS encoding VOC family protein, producing the protein MKITQPSPGAPCWVELATKDPAAARAFYHELFGWRAEAVPEEGAAGYSRLYLGEQLVAGLSGLMQPDQPTAWTIGFHTTDTDITADEIADAGGRLIAGPMDALDWGRFAVAADPTGAVFSTWQPAAMRGVDVRDEPGSLGWVELATRDPRAAAEFYGRVFGWSVNTGEMYTEFGLGGRDFGGMMDMSDQFPAEVPPYWMPYFAVADADLGAERAALLGATVTLPPTDVPDGPRLAVLRDPQGALFGIHVVEPGDRE; encoded by the coding sequence GTGAAGATCACCCAACCGAGCCCCGGCGCGCCCTGCTGGGTGGAGCTCGCCACCAAGGACCCGGCCGCCGCCAGGGCCTTCTACCACGAGCTGTTCGGCTGGCGCGCCGAGGCGGTGCCGGAGGAGGGGGCGGCGGGCTACTCCCGGCTCTACCTGGGCGAGCAGCTCGTCGCCGGGCTCAGCGGCCTGATGCAGCCGGACCAGCCCACCGCGTGGACCATCGGCTTCCACACCACCGACACCGACATCACCGCCGACGAGATCGCCGACGCCGGCGGCCGGCTGATCGCCGGGCCGATGGACGCCCTCGACTGGGGCCGGTTCGCGGTCGCCGCCGACCCCACCGGCGCGGTCTTCTCCACCTGGCAGCCCGCCGCGATGCGCGGGGTCGACGTGCGCGACGAGCCCGGCTCGCTCGGCTGGGTCGAGCTCGCCACCCGCGACCCGCGGGCCGCCGCCGAGTTCTACGGCCGGGTGTTCGGCTGGAGCGTCAACACCGGTGAGATGTACACCGAGTTCGGCCTGGGCGGCCGGGACTTCGGCGGCATGATGGACATGTCCGACCAATTCCCGGCCGAGGTCCCGCCCTACTGGATGCCGTACTTCGCGGTCGCCGACGCCGACCTCGGGGCCGAGCGCGCCGCCCTGCTCGGCGCCACCGTCACCCTCCCGCCCACCGACGTCCCCGACGGGCCGCGGCTGGCCGTCCTGCGCGACCCGCAGGGCGCGCTGTTCGGCATCCACGTGGTGGAGCCGGGCGACCGCGAGTAG
- the lnt gene encoding apolipoprotein N-acyltransferase yields MSLRTALTQPARYGALASGALPVLTFPGVGLAWLAWAALVPGLLLMRAADGPREAAVRGWWFGAGFILTGMYWLIPSIGPALPVLAVLFGALQAPLGLAVWWLLHGEPAPRRAAAALAVLPAVWVSAEFVRSWGALGGPWALLGATQWEHPAVLGLASIGGVWLVSWALVAVNTALLVLLCAHELRLRAAAGAAALAVVLAGPLAFAEQAAPATSGSASVALVQVGSTADEQARLEANVKITRSLVGRPVDLVVWGESSTTDDLDRDAATVQRLAALSRTTGAQLLVGEDARKADGRISKDAVLVDGSGLVARYRKIRLVPFGEYIPLRPLLGWIAGVSAAAGENRAPGSSVHLLPVADRDGRPLPVGALICFESAFPDLSRTSARQGAALIVYQSATSTFQSTWAPAQHASLGALRAAETGRPVVQAALTGESVAYDAQGRRLVRLDTDETGAATVQLALADPAARTWYVRLGDWVPLTALAVVLAAAATAAGPLLRERRRPGPPPSSAPTGAPPARV; encoded by the coding sequence ATGAGCCTGCGAACCGCACTCACCCAACCGGCCCGCTACGGCGCGCTGGCCTCGGGCGCACTGCCCGTCCTGACCTTTCCCGGCGTCGGCCTGGCCTGGCTGGCCTGGGCGGCGCTGGTGCCGGGCCTGCTGCTGATGCGGGCGGCGGACGGGCCGCGCGAGGCGGCGGTGCGCGGCTGGTGGTTCGGCGCCGGGTTCATCCTGACCGGGATGTACTGGCTGATCCCGTCGATCGGCCCGGCGCTGCCCGTCCTGGCGGTGCTGTTCGGCGCGTTGCAGGCGCCGCTGGGCCTGGCCGTGTGGTGGCTGCTGCACGGCGAGCCGGCGCCGCGCCGGGCGGCGGCGGCGCTCGCGGTGCTGCCCGCGGTGTGGGTGAGTGCGGAGTTCGTCCGCTCCTGGGGCGCGCTGGGCGGGCCGTGGGCGCTGCTCGGCGCCACCCAGTGGGAGCACCCGGCGGTGCTCGGCCTGGCCTCGATCGGCGGGGTGTGGCTGGTGAGTTGGGCGCTGGTCGCGGTCAACACGGCGCTGCTGGTGCTGCTGTGCGCGCACGAGCTGCGGCTGCGCGCGGCGGCGGGGGCGGCCGCGCTGGCCGTCGTCCTGGCGGGTCCGCTGGCGTTCGCCGAGCAGGCCGCCCCGGCGACCTCCGGTTCGGCCTCGGTGGCGCTCGTCCAGGTCGGCTCGACCGCGGACGAGCAGGCCCGGCTGGAGGCGAACGTCAAGATCACCCGCAGCCTGGTCGGCCGCCCGGTGGACCTGGTGGTGTGGGGCGAGAGCTCGACCACCGACGACCTGGACCGGGACGCCGCGACGGTGCAGCGGCTGGCGGCGCTCTCGCGGACCACCGGCGCGCAGCTGCTGGTCGGCGAGGACGCCCGGAAGGCCGACGGCCGGATCTCCAAGGACGCGGTGCTGGTGGACGGTTCGGGCCTGGTGGCGCGCTACCGGAAGATCCGGCTGGTGCCGTTCGGCGAGTACATCCCGCTGCGCCCGCTGCTGGGCTGGATCGCCGGGGTGAGCGCGGCGGCGGGCGAGAACCGGGCGCCGGGCAGCTCGGTGCACCTGCTGCCGGTGGCCGACCGGGACGGGCGTCCGCTGCCGGTGGGCGCGCTGATCTGCTTCGAGTCGGCGTTCCCCGACCTGTCGCGCACCAGCGCCCGGCAGGGTGCCGCGCTGATCGTCTACCAGTCGGCGACGTCGACCTTCCAGTCCACCTGGGCCCCGGCCCAGCACGCCTCGCTGGGCGCGCTGCGGGCGGCGGAGACCGGCCGGCCGGTGGTGCAGGCGGCGCTGACCGGCGAGTCCGTGGCGTACGACGCGCAGGGCCGGCGGCTGGTGCGGCTGGACACCGACGAGACCGGCGCGGCGACGGTCCAGCTGGCGCTGGCCGACCCGGCGGCCCGCACCTGGTACGTCCGGCTGGGCGACTGGGTGCCGCTGACGGCGCTGGCGGTGGTGCTGGCGGCGGCCGCGACCGCCGCCGGGCCGCTGCTGCGCGAACGGCGCCGCCCGGGCCCGCCGCCGTCCTCGGCGCCCACCGGCGCGCCCCCGGCCCGGGTCTGA
- the cobN gene encoding cobaltochelatase subunit CobN, whose amino-acid sequence MILLLSTSDTDLLSARASSGPVPFRWGNPARLSPEELPALLEGVELVVVRLLGGRRAWQEGLDALLAGPRPVVVLTGEQAPDAQLMELSTVPAGIAAEAHAYLAHGGPANLAELGAFLSDTVLLTGHGFAPPASAPAWGPLEREARTTEGPVVAVLYYRAHHMSGNTAFVETLCRAVEDRGARARAYFCASLRGAEPELLAELGAADVIVTTVLAAGGTRPADAQAGGDEEAWDAGALAALDRPILQALCLTWSRAQWESSDDGLSPLDTATQVAVPEFDGRLITVPFSFKEVDEDGLTVYAADPERAARVAGIAVRHALLRHTPAAERRLALVLSAYPTKHARVGNAVGLDTPASAIRLLERLRAEGMDLGDGLPGLDTGTGGGHEGDALIHALIEAGGYDQAWLTEDQLSRNPVRIPAADYRRWYATLPQGLRARVEEHWGPAPGELYVDRSHNPDGDLVLAAIRSGNLLVLIQPPRGFGENPVAIYHDPDLPPSHHYLAAYRWIAADRADGGFGAHAVVHLGKHGNLEWLPGKTAALSAECGPDAALGDLPLVYPFLVNDPGEGTQAKRRAHATLVDHLVPPMARADSYGDIARLEQLLDEHSNIAAMDPAKLPAIRAQIWTLIQAAKLDHDLGLDERPEDDGFDDFLLHVDGWLCEVKDAQIRDGLHVLGQAPAGTDRVNIVLSILRARQIWGGVRALPGLREALGLDEAALSLGATDAAEAKARALVEAMEAEDWNPAAVEKVAAGLPSAVADVLDFAAAQLVPRLAATTDELDAVLHALQGGFVPAGPSGSPLRGLVNVLPTGRNFYSVDPKAVPSRLAWETGQALAASLVERYRADNDGQFPPSVGLSLWGTSAMRTAGDDIAEALALLGVRPVWDDASRRVTGLEPVPPAELGRPRIDVTLRISGFFRDAFPHVVALLDDAVRLAARQEEPDEQNFVRAHVQADLAEHGDERRATVRVFGSRPGTYGAGLLQLIDSRDWRTDADLAEVYTVWGGYAYGRGLDGRPAREEMETAYRRITVAAKNTDTREHDIADSDDYFQYHGGMVATVRALTGSSPAAYIGDSTRPETVRTRTLTEEAARVFRARVVNPRWLEAMRRHGYKGAFEMAATVDYLFGYDATTGVVADWMYEKLTEEYVLDPVNRAFFAEANPWALHGIAERLLEAAGRGLWAEPDAALLDELRQVLLETEGDLEGE is encoded by the coding sequence ATGATCCTGCTGCTGTCCACGTCCGACACCGACCTGCTGAGCGCCCGGGCGTCGAGCGGCCCGGTGCCGTTCCGCTGGGGCAACCCGGCGCGGCTGTCGCCCGAGGAGCTGCCCGCGCTGCTGGAGGGCGTGGAGCTGGTGGTGGTGCGCCTGCTGGGCGGGCGCCGGGCCTGGCAGGAGGGGTTGGACGCGTTGCTGGCGGGGCCGCGCCCGGTGGTGGTGCTGACCGGTGAACAGGCGCCGGACGCGCAGCTGATGGAGCTGTCGACCGTCCCGGCGGGCATCGCGGCGGAGGCGCACGCGTACCTGGCGCACGGCGGTCCGGCGAACCTGGCGGAGCTGGGCGCGTTCCTGTCCGACACGGTGCTGCTGACCGGCCACGGCTTCGCGCCCCCGGCCTCGGCCCCGGCCTGGGGTCCGCTGGAGCGGGAGGCGCGCACCACCGAGGGCCCGGTCGTCGCGGTGCTCTACTACCGGGCGCACCACATGAGCGGCAACACGGCGTTCGTCGAGACGCTCTGCCGGGCGGTCGAGGACCGGGGCGCCCGGGCCCGGGCGTACTTCTGCGCGTCGCTGCGCGGGGCGGAGCCGGAGCTGCTGGCGGAGCTGGGCGCGGCCGACGTGATCGTGACGACCGTGCTGGCGGCGGGCGGCACCCGCCCGGCGGACGCGCAGGCGGGCGGGGACGAGGAAGCCTGGGACGCGGGGGCGTTGGCCGCCCTCGACCGTCCGATTCTCCAAGCCCTCTGCCTGACCTGGTCGCGGGCCCAGTGGGAGTCCAGCGACGACGGCCTGTCGCCGCTGGACACGGCGACGCAGGTCGCGGTGCCGGAGTTCGACGGCCGGCTGATCACCGTCCCGTTCTCGTTCAAGGAGGTCGACGAGGACGGCCTGACGGTCTACGCGGCGGACCCGGAGCGGGCGGCGCGGGTCGCGGGCATCGCGGTGCGGCACGCCCTGCTGCGGCACACTCCGGCGGCCGAGCGCCGGCTCGCCCTGGTGCTGTCCGCGTACCCGACCAAGCACGCCCGGGTGGGCAACGCGGTGGGCCTGGACACCCCGGCGTCGGCGATCCGGCTGCTGGAGCGGCTGCGCGCGGAGGGCATGGACCTCGGCGACGGCCTGCCCGGCCTGGACACCGGCACCGGGGGCGGCCACGAGGGCGACGCGCTGATCCACGCGCTGATCGAGGCGGGCGGCTACGACCAGGCGTGGCTGACCGAGGACCAGCTCTCGCGCAACCCGGTGCGCATCCCGGCCGCCGACTACCGGCGCTGGTACGCCACCCTTCCGCAGGGGCTGCGCGCGCGGGTGGAGGAGCACTGGGGCCCGGCGCCGGGCGAGCTGTACGTGGACCGTTCGCACAACCCGGACGGCGACCTCGTGCTGGCCGCGATCCGCTCGGGCAACCTGCTGGTGCTGATCCAGCCGCCGCGCGGTTTCGGCGAGAACCCGGTGGCGATCTACCACGACCCGGACCTGCCGCCCAGCCACCACTACCTGGCGGCCTACCGGTGGATCGCGGCGGACCGCGCGGACGGCGGCTTCGGCGCGCACGCGGTGGTGCACCTGGGCAAGCACGGCAACCTGGAGTGGCTGCCGGGCAAGACGGCGGCGCTGTCGGCGGAGTGCGGCCCGGACGCCGCGCTCGGCGACCTGCCGCTGGTCTACCCGTTCCTGGTGAACGACCCGGGCGAGGGCACCCAGGCCAAGCGCCGGGCGCACGCCACCCTGGTCGACCACCTGGTGCCGCCGATGGCGCGCGCCGACTCCTACGGCGACATCGCCCGCCTGGAACAGCTCCTGGACGAGCACTCGAACATCGCCGCGATGGACCCGGCGAAGCTGCCCGCGATCCGGGCGCAGATCTGGACGCTGATCCAGGCCGCCAAGCTCGACCACGACCTGGGCCTGGACGAGCGCCCGGAGGACGACGGCTTCGACGACTTCCTGCTGCACGTCGACGGCTGGCTGTGCGAGGTGAAGGACGCGCAGATCCGCGACGGCCTGCACGTGCTGGGCCAGGCCCCGGCGGGCACCGACCGGGTGAACATCGTGCTGTCGATCCTGCGGGCCCGGCAGATCTGGGGCGGCGTGCGCGCGCTGCCGGGCCTGCGCGAGGCGCTGGGCCTGGACGAGGCGGCGCTGTCGCTGGGCGCGACGGACGCGGCGGAGGCGAAGGCCCGCGCGCTGGTGGAGGCGATGGAGGCGGAGGACTGGAACCCGGCCGCGGTGGAGAAGGTCGCCGCCGGGCTGCCGTCCGCCGTCGCCGACGTGCTGGACTTCGCGGCGGCCCAGCTGGTGCCCCGACTGGCCGCCACCACCGACGAGTTGGACGCGGTGCTGCACGCCCTCCAGGGCGGTTTCGTCCCGGCCGGCCCGTCCGGTTCGCCGCTGCGCGGGCTGGTCAACGTGCTGCCCACCGGCCGCAACTTCTACTCGGTGGACCCGAAGGCCGTCCCGTCCCGGCTGGCCTGGGAGACCGGCCAGGCGCTGGCCGCCTCGCTGGTCGAGCGCTACCGGGCCGACAACGACGGGCAGTTCCCGCCGTCGGTGGGCCTCTCGCTCTGGGGCACCTCGGCGATGCGCACCGCGGGCGACGACATCGCCGAGGCGCTGGCCCTGCTGGGCGTGCGCCCGGTGTGGGACGACGCCTCACGCCGGGTGACCGGCCTGGAGCCGGTCCCGCCGGCCGAGTTGGGCCGCCCGCGGATCGACGTGACGCTGCGCATCTCGGGCTTCTTCCGGGACGCCTTCCCGCACGTGGTGGCGCTGCTGGACGACGCGGTGCGCCTCGCCGCCCGCCAGGAGGAGCCGGACGAGCAGAACTTCGTCCGGGCCCACGTGCAGGCCGACCTGGCCGAGCACGGCGACGAACGCCGGGCCACCGTCCGGGTGTTCGGCTCCCGCCCGGGCACCTACGGCGCGGGCCTGCTCCAGCTGATCGACAGCCGGGACTGGCGCACCGACGCCGACCTGGCCGAGGTGTACACGGTGTGGGGCGGCTACGCGTACGGGCGCGGCCTGGACGGGCGGCCCGCGCGCGAGGAGATGGAGACCGCGTACCGGCGGATCACGGTGGCGGCCAAGAACACCGACACCCGCGAGCACGACATCGCCGACTCGGACGACTACTTCCAGTACCACGGCGGCATGGTGGCCACCGTCCGGGCGCTGACCGGCAGCAGCCCGGCCGCGTACATCGGCGACTCGACCCGCCCCGAGACGGTGCGCACCCGCACCCTGACCGAGGAGGCGGCCCGGGTCTTCCGGGCCCGGGTGGTCAACCCGCGCTGGCTGGAGGCGATGCGGCGGCACGGCTACAAGGGCGCGTTCGAGATGGCCGCGACCGTCGACTACCTGTTCGGCTACGACGCGACCACCGGGGTGGTCGCCGACTGGATGTACGAGAAGCTGACCGAGGAGTACGTGCTCGACCCGGTCAACCGCGCGTTCTTCGCCGAGGCCAACCCGTGGGCCCTGCACGGCATCGCCGAGCGCCTGCTGGAAGCCGCCGGGCGCGGCCTGTGGGCGGAGCCGGACGCGGCGCTGCTGGACGAGCTGCGGCAGGTGCTGCTGGAGACGGAAGGTGATCTGGAGGGCGAGTGA
- a CDS encoding precorrin-8X methylmutase has protein sequence MIDYEKDGAAIYRQSFATIRAEADLARLPADVARVAVRMIHACGMTDLVDDLLWSPNAVADARRALLDGAPILCDVNMVASGVTRKRLPADNEVLCTLTDPAVPELARAMGTTRSAAAMELWLPRLEGAVVAVGNAPTSLFRLLELVEAGAPRPAAVIGVPVGFIGAAESKQALADHPSALEHLVVRGRRGGSAIAAAAINAIASEEE, from the coding sequence ATGATCGACTACGAGAAGGACGGCGCGGCCATCTACCGCCAGTCCTTCGCCACCATCCGGGCCGAGGCGGACCTCGCCCGCCTGCCCGCCGACGTCGCCCGGGTCGCGGTCCGGATGATCCACGCCTGCGGCATGACCGACCTGGTCGACGACCTGCTCTGGTCGCCGAACGCCGTCGCCGACGCCCGCCGCGCCCTGCTCGACGGCGCGCCGATCCTGTGCGACGTCAACATGGTCGCCAGCGGCGTGACCCGCAAGCGGCTGCCCGCCGACAACGAGGTGCTCTGCACCCTCACCGACCCCGCCGTCCCGGAACTCGCCCGTGCCATGGGCACCACCCGCAGCGCCGCCGCGATGGAACTGTGGCTGCCCCGGCTGGAGGGCGCGGTCGTCGCCGTCGGCAACGCCCCCACCTCGCTGTTCCGCCTGCTGGAGCTGGTCGAGGCGGGCGCGCCCCGGCCCGCCGCCGTGATCGGCGTCCCGGTCGGCTTCATCGGCGCCGCCGAGTCCAAGCAGGCCCTCGCCGACCACCCCTCCGCCCTGGAACACCTGGTGGTCCGGGGCCGCCGCGGCGGCAGCGCGATCGCCGCCGCCGCCATCAACGCGATTGCGAGCGAAGAAGAATGA
- a CDS encoding precorrin-2 C(20)-methyltransferase, giving the protein MTDSQQSGRGVGRLYGVGVGPGDPSLVTVRAAELIGKADVIAYHCARHGRSHARAIAERYLTGSQVEERLMYPVTVETTDHPGGYRGALDDFYQEAAARLAAHLDAGRDVVVLAEGDPLFYGSYQHMHKRLAHRYPTEVVPGVTSISAAAARLGTPLVEAEEILTIIPGTLPEEELAARLAATDSAVVMKLGRTFPAVRRALERTGRLADARYVERATMDGERTGALAEIDPESVPYFSVAVLPSKVAALDSAGRPFAPPVQDAPARHASTQDDPAAVGEGEVVVVGTGPAGPLWLTPEARGALANATDLVGYTTYLDRVPVRAGQVRHGSDNKVEGVRAEFALELARRGRRVAVVSSGDPGVFAMATAVLEAACEDPYRDVPVRVLPGMTAAHAAASRAGAPLGHDYAVISLSDRLKPWEVIARRLRAAAEADLVLALYNPGSTSRTTQVGSARDLLLEYRSPETPVVLARDVGGPTERVRTVELAALDPADVDMRTLLLVGSTRTRWVRRGGGAEVVWTPRRYPDA; this is encoded by the coding sequence ATGACGGACAGTCAGCAGAGCGGCCGCGGCGTCGGCCGGCTGTACGGTGTCGGCGTCGGACCGGGCGACCCGTCGCTGGTCACCGTGCGCGCCGCCGAACTCATCGGCAAGGCCGACGTCATCGCCTATCACTGCGCCCGGCACGGCCGCTCGCACGCCCGTGCCATCGCCGAACGGTACCTGACGGGCAGTCAGGTCGAAGAGCGGCTGATGTACCCCGTCACGGTGGAGACCACCGACCACCCCGGCGGCTACCGCGGCGCGCTCGACGACTTCTACCAGGAGGCCGCCGCCCGGCTCGCCGCCCACCTCGACGCCGGACGCGACGTCGTCGTCCTCGCCGAGGGCGACCCGCTGTTCTACGGCTCCTACCAGCACATGCACAAGCGGCTCGCGCACCGCTACCCGACCGAGGTCGTCCCCGGCGTCACCTCGATCAGCGCCGCCGCCGCCCGGCTGGGCACCCCGCTGGTCGAGGCCGAGGAGATCCTCACGATCATCCCCGGCACCCTCCCCGAGGAGGAACTCGCCGCCCGCCTCGCCGCCACCGACTCCGCCGTCGTCATGAAGCTCGGCCGGACCTTCCCCGCCGTCCGCCGCGCCCTGGAGCGCACCGGCCGGCTGGCGGACGCCCGCTACGTCGAGCGCGCCACCATGGACGGCGAACGCACCGGGGCGCTCGCCGAGATCGACCCGGAGAGCGTGCCGTACTTCTCGGTCGCCGTGCTGCCCAGCAAGGTCGCCGCGCTCGACTCCGCGGGGCGGCCCTTCGCGCCCCCGGTCCAGGACGCCCCGGCCCGGCACGCCTCGACGCAGGACGACCCGGCGGCGGTCGGCGAGGGCGAGGTGGTGGTGGTCGGGACCGGTCCCGCCGGGCCGCTCTGGCTCACCCCCGAGGCGCGCGGCGCCCTCGCGAACGCCACCGACCTGGTCGGCTACACCACCTACCTGGACCGGGTGCCCGTCCGCGCCGGGCAGGTCCGGCACGGCTCCGACAACAAAGTCGAGGGCGTCCGGGCCGAGTTCGCCCTGGAGCTGGCCCGGCGGGGTCGCCGGGTCGCCGTGGTCTCCTCCGGCGACCCCGGCGTCTTCGCGATGGCCACCGCCGTCCTCGAAGCCGCCTGCGAGGACCCCTACCGGGACGTCCCCGTGCGGGTCCTGCCCGGCATGACCGCCGCGCACGCCGCCGCCTCCCGGGCCGGGGCGCCGCTCGGCCACGACTACGCGGTGATCTCGCTCTCCGACCGGCTCAAGCCCTGGGAGGTGATCGCCCGCCGGCTGCGCGCCGCCGCCGAGGCCGACCTGGTCCTCGCGCTGTACAACCCCGGCTCCACGTCCCGCACCACGCAGGTCGGTTCGGCCCGCGACCTGCTGCTGGAGTACCGCTCCCCGGAGACCCCCGTGGTACTGGCCCGGGACGTCGGCGGCCCCACCGAGCGGGTCCGCACCGTCGAACTCGCCGCGCTCGACCCGGCGGACGTCGACATGCGCACCCTGCTGCTGGTCGGCTCCACCCGGACCCGGTGGGTGCGGCGCGGCGGCGGGGCCGAGGTGGTGTGGACGCCGCGCCGCTACCCCGACGCGTAG